atattattagggATTGTTTGGCTTCCAGCCAAGGAAAACCATACTAAAGTTAGGCTAGTTGTGGTGGCGACGGAGTTTTTGTGCACCACAGAGTGCGGTGAGGTTTGTgcggagaaaagaaaagggtggCCTCATTTAAAAGAACGAAACAAACAAATGCCTTGAATCCCATGGCGATCCGTAATTGTGGCGTGGTGGCCGGTGGCCGTCAACCAAATACCTCGTATACTCACCATAGACATTGGTTCTCTTAAGGGCATGTTTGGATGTTCATGTATTTGTTTAATCCACACATGTTGAAGTCGGTTGGAGTGTATTAAAACTAAGGTCTACTCCAACCCATGTGGTTTGAGGTACATATATGTGCATCCAAACAAGGCTATTCATATATTCGATTCAATCCACATGTGTTGACGTAGGTTGAAGTGTATTTCAATTAAGTTTTACACCAATTCACTACAATACCTATGATTTGAGATAGTTTGAGAGATACATGTAAGACCTAGGATAGTTTGAGAGATACATGTAAGACCTAGGAAGGGAGCAATAATATATATACTATACTAATGTGCCAAGATTTGGAGCATGCTTGTGAGTTGTGGCCCCACGTGGGACCACACACTGTTCATGCAGGGTCCACATGGGATTTGTGTAATATTTAGATGGGACCCACATGGGACCCGCTTACTATTTAGATGGGACCCATGTGGACCCGCATGAATAGTACGTGAGTCCCACGTGGGACCAACATACTATTAATTGGGACCTACGCAAAaagtatatttaattattttctatATACGACGAAAATAATAACAAAATTATGTATACTAGATTTTGTTTCCACTTTGTAAACTTATATATATACTATACTAATGTGCCAAGATTTGGAGCATGCTTGTGAGTTGTGGCCCCACGTGGGACCACACACTGTTCATGCAGGGTCCACATGGGATTTGTGTAATATTTAGATGGGACCCACATGGGACCCGCTTACTATTTAGATGGGACCCATGTGGACCCGCATGAATAGTACGTGAGTCCCACGTGGGACCAACATACTATTAATTGGGACCTACGCAAAaagtatatttaattattttctatATACGACGAAAATAATAACAAGATTATGTATACTAGATTTTGTTTCCACTTTGTAAACttacaaaatataattgaatcatccaaaattaataattagtgtaagtcaatccatcaactatacctactaacataaaaaaataaattcctaCATGTACTGTTTATGCAGGGCCCACGTGCAACCCGCGTATTATTCAATTGGTACTCACATTATTCAATTGGTACTCACATAGTATTCAGTTGAATCCCaccacaaaatatatttaactatttTCTACGTATGAAAATAATAACCAAATTTCATATACTACGTTCACATGTGGTAGCTCTACTACTTATTGGATTTTGCTTTCACTTCGGAAACTCGCAAAATATATAATTGAATCATCCATTGATTGCTATTCTTATCTTTTTTccaaccaaaattaataattaatGTAAAACAATACATTAACTATATCTACTAACATAATAAATGAAATCCTAAAAAAACTTTCTGTACATCTAGCGCGCTCTCAGACTTTAAACTACTACATCGATCTACTGTAACTTTTACATTTCATTCAATACATCAACAAGATGTTGCTTTAAATATATTATACAATATAGTATACGATAACATTTTTTAATATTGATACATGCGCtagacaccccggcccagggcttaataggattaataggatactcataccaataagttgcaacttcttttccggaagccggtctccaaagaactccgaggttaagcgtgcttggcccggggAAATTtgaggatgggtgaccgaccgggaagttcgaagaacttcccgggtgcgcacgagtgaggacaaagtgtgcagaaaagactggtgttggtctgtgaggacagtctatgtcctagaaagcagctagatgtaagcgggcccggcctcggggaggcgggacgttatagaatggtatcagagGCGAAACACACTGGGGATGATTACTTGTAAACTATACTCGCCAATGCTTTTATCTCTTATGAGACCTTACCCCCACATGGTAAGTTGTAATTTTAAGCATACTGTACTGGGAGTGCTCTCATCACACGTTGATGCAGGGGAAGTTAtttaaaacacacacacacatgcaccGGTCGTGTGAGTAAAAAGAATAAATCAACTGTGGACAAAATGTCACAAAAACCACCGTTCTGACACGATGGAGCGGCTGCAGTAGCGCTGACGTGTGCGCGCGCGCCCGTCCGTCCGCGTCCCACTGCGCGTTCTGCCCGCGCACCCGTCAGAGGGCAGCAGTCGCTTGTGCGCGCGCTCCCAAGGTGAGCTTGCGCGCGCCGTTCGCAAACTTTCGGAGCAGCAACTGCTACTCACCGCGCTGTGCTGTGCTCTGCTTGTGTGTTTTCATCTGCAGGCTGTTCACTTGGAGAACTGCCAGGGGATCAGCGTGAACTAACCGGCCTCATCTCCACAGTTGTCTGTAACCCTTTTCCTTACCCTGCGTTATTCAGCAGTAAGAGCTTAGGAGTACGTATTTTCCAGAAAACAATTATGGAAATATTCTTTAGTAGTAATTAACCTCTCCAACAGAAACCGCAACCTCTGCTCTCTAGCCTCTGCAAAAGCTGAACGGATTCCTCAGGCAAGAGGCAAGACTGGCCCCACCTGGTCGCCTATCTCTTGGCCCCGGGTTGCATGCATTTTCTTACCGGACAATATTGCCCTTGCAGACTTGTTCTACTAGTCGGTTTTATAAATCACAAATAATAAAAGTACCAGTTTACTTATGCTAGTTGGTTTTACAAAAATGTTGCCTGAAGTCGTATAAAAATCTAGGAACCTCGAATATAGAAGAAGCGTAAAAATGAAGGTAACAaaagggagaagaaaaaaagatattaagctaaatattttaaaatttatttttattcgaATAAAATTAATGTAAGACATGAATATAATAcactatttttgaaatatttgataAAATCCATTTTATGTAAATAAATTGACAGCCAACTTACCAAAGATTAGAAAATATTTTAATATTATCaaatcatttaatttattttgtgtttTGACATAACTTTGATCTTATTATTCTTGTATATGTGCAGATATAATGCACATAATTTACCCTGCCTGTATTAGAGTTCTTTTCATCATGATGATCGACATTTTACTACGCTCAATTGATCTTGTGGCCATGCGGATTATTGACACCGACTGCGACTTCCTATATCGTCTTAAAATGTGCTAACTTTCTATGAGAATCAACTCATCACTTTTTGTTTTATGTGTATACGTTCAGTTTTAAGCTTGTCTTGATACACTTTGTACTACAAAGATCTTACTTTAATGCTTCCaacaagtactccctccatGCCAAATTGTAAGTCATTCTAAGAATTCTAGAGaatcaaaatatttcaaatttaataatatataatatttttaaaatttgatCAACTTGTAATTTTGAATAGTCAAAACATCTCAAGTTTGTAATCAGATCTTTTCTAAGGACCAATCTTTAATTGGCGGTATGGTCTTGTTTTGTTAATTATCACGTCACGGCGAACAAGAAGCTGCTGCCGTAATTTCTTTACCACTTTTTTGCACGTAGATAGAATATAAATGTAACTTGATTCGACTATGTTTCCTGCATTTTCTTTTTAGATGAAATATGAGTGTTTTTTGGCGTTTTGATCCAAGAGCTAAAGTCCAAGGGTGCATTTTCTTTTTAGATGAAATATGAGCATTTCTTTGGCGTTTTGATCCAGGAGCTAAAGTCCAACGGTGTCATATCGTCAAAGGGGTGTCACATCTAGCGTTTGGATACTAAAAATCAAATTACATATTGTCAGTAAACCGCGAAATGAAtttattaaacctaattaatatGTGATTAGCAACTTTTACTATGCCACCATATTGtcaaatcataaattaattaaaaaatgtCTCACAAATTAATCTAAACCTCTATATTTAGTTTGATAATTAGTatgtatttaatactttatgtacGTGTCTAAACATCTAATCTAATATAATAACAGGGGACTAAACTTTAGAGTACTGATTCTGCTATGGGACTGATTTGCTGTGCGCAGGGAGGCAGGCAAGCGACTGTCCTGGTCGAGTCCTTCCCGTGCCGCGAGGCATCCGCATGGTCGCCGGGACTCGCGAACCGTATCCAAGGCCAACTGGCCAAGGCTGGCTAGCGCCATGGGGTTACACCGCACGGCACACACGCTCTCGCGAGTCGTACGAGTCCTTATAACCCCTCCCTCCCCCGGATCCTCTCTaatctctcctgctctctcacCACCCAACCCACGCTTCTGCCATCACGCTCTTCTGACAGACCGCCATGGCGACCGCCGTGTGTGCGCGTTCCTCAGTCACCGTATGGTCTTGGGTCGACGCCGCGGGACGGCGGGCCTGCGGCTCGCCTCTGGGAGggtgcggccgccgcctcgcagGGTCGCCGAGCTCTGGCGGGCGCCGCCCGTCGCTCGTTGGGTGGGCCGGCTTGGCGTCGCCCAACCGCTTCTCCGCGCTAGAGGGTCTCCACGACGACCTCGAGCTGCGAACTAGGTGTCCTTCTCCAGTTCGCGTCAAACCCTCGCCCGAAAAAACCTTCGCCGAAGAGCTACGTTGAGATCGCACGTACCCCTGTTGTCGTCGACGAGAACGGAGAGGAGAAGGGGCCGGCGCGCTCTCCGGGAGCAGCGCCACGTGCAGGCGCTTCGCTGCCTCGTCCGCCAGCCCGCTCGGCGTCCACGGGCATGCCGTCGTCGACCACGGCGGAGAGGAGAAGTGTAACATCCCTCAATTAGGAGTGCTAAACATGATTTGAAGATTCAAACTTGATCAAAAATATCAAGCCCACGTGTAGCTTGCTCCCTCTCTCCCGTGCGTGCTCACCGTGGCCAATTTGGCCACGGCGCCGCTCGCGCACGCCACAACGACGCGTCGCACGAAGCTTCTCCCCTGCTCACGCGAGAGCCGAGCCCTAGCCCTTTTCCCCTGCTGCCCAGAGCGCGCCTCGTCGcccgccatggctgccgccggCCTTGCACGCCGTGCTCCCACCTCCGGCCTTCCTCCACCCAAGCCGGCCACCGAaatagcttctccacctcctactGATTCTCCACGGCCCAACCCCGCTTGCCCAGccacgccggaacgccgccgcagcggcacagtaccactgccggccgccgcccgccatggaaCCGCCACCACGGACCACCTCCTCGCGCTCCAAGGCCACCTACAGGTCCGCGCCGATCTCCTCtcgctcctccacccctccctcgccgccggccagcccTCCCATGGCCGGAATCACCGTTTCCCTTtcacccctcccctgtttttcgCGACCAGGGACTCCAGACAGCAATAGAAAGAATCCCAGGGTGTTTTCTGCGAAGTCcatgactcagatgaatagtgctttaaggacttctttgtaatttctagctgtaaactttgaaattcaatatcaattcgtagaaaattcgtaaaatagaaaatcttgttGTTTTGggatcctcttgaagagatctatgcagtagaaccataatatggtaggtgttagttgcaagtttttgctgtagaattggatttgtgttactagtgcataaatattggttgattttatctttttcttaactactgtttGAAGCTAGGTATTGCAGtaaaacttttatggtagtttgttcttataacactagtattgctataaaaatttcatgattagttctttggtgtagctatttatttgatttaatccttgtttagtagactttaattatggtaaatagtttctgttcgtaataaatcatgaaaatatttctgcatgttctttctgagtatcttagcttgtccaggaagtttgagcctcagttcatgacaagaacaggagctaaaaatgaatcttgctaatctactatctgttttgtttattttctcataattaattcagtatagataaaatcatgaaaaattcacaatcGCTAGTTCATTTCTGTGTCAacctcatgttaaattttgagcttctgttttgatctagtttgacctgtataattcaagcttgttctaggtgttgtctgaatgattgaattgttgtgattaattggctacatgtcttggcatgagttttacagggtagattaatctgtttattttatgtttagggtaattttttctaaatttatttctttttgtgctttgagttatttatttattagcaaaccatgacttattgttataggaaatcaccccacttgtttatgaagttagtaaacttctTTTGCGCCATTGATCATGATGCCATGGGTAGTTAGAAAtgtagttaactactctataaacgattgcccatgtgatatgattgtttgttacttgttagactacaactttatcgtgaaggaaaaataatagcatctatattgttgagcaactcagaactgtgcattcgtacatatgcattattgcacctcatttaggtacgatagatgaaccacgtgaaggaCGTGATATTGGAACCGAACACGAAGACGATGTTTGGTGGACATATCCAGAAGAGGCAAAGAACCAGGAGTACATGCTTGGACCGGAATACTCGCCAAGCAAGTgtcatctaactaacactgacttagtgttaatcccaggcaagccccggtgcacatcctattatttcaatttatgacatctatatatatttctattacttgtgcattaggtttaagAATTATTTGGAGGTTTAAGAATGATTTGgaactctagttgcatgatccctaggttccctgtagttatactagtatgtatagggcgatagaaatgctatgcttaataatatctcggtagaagtcgagtgatttctggtcactcgcgagatataggatgtatcATTATTTTGAGTATGTGGAATAATGGAATAGgttggagaaagaaaagaaaatggagaccgggcggggaaaggctagcccgtctgtgttgattaaggaccgttcgttgcctggccctgtgatcgagtttgaattgtactaactgcatgccgggagtaggaggtagtcgaaaccggtaagccgagtactgccttgcttcgaaagtacaggaacccgcacccaactcttggggcgagtcgagtagtcgcggagaattgggttgcacatgtttacttttggtggtctcacgttgagctcggctgaccatatgtcgttgggctggttcctgtagttcgaggcggggaggggaatggttggcatgtatagtccgacggggcaaatacgtgccgtgttggttaggtctaccttgcaaggttaaatcggatcgatccgccgtacgtcgcatctcggatatgagcaccttgatcacagcaCCACATCGTAGTGATGCTATATGGAATTTAAATGATGGTTAGAAATTAATTATCTTGATTGAATATTTCAATGTTGCTATGGTTGCTTAGAAGGTGCAAATACTAGTTGATGGTTTAAGCATATggaaatttggagctaaaatattgaaattaaggatccacttttagaagctttttctgcaaaataaccaccagccaaatgccttgcatgtctaggtttgtgggctaagttatatccactggtcgggtaagtcttgctgagtattagtatactcagggtttgttgtttaccctatttcaggtatagaagctaatcaggattcgcatcagtgggctcgatgtgacgtcctcacgtgttcatagttatcgtgttgttttattggttctcaatcaaatttctttctctcaggtcatattctcttcTGTTGCggtcatttattttatgtaaattctaaatttaaagctgttttataaatatttatgttattatctattttgtgaaattatattatgctggtaccgtctgtgctcgccgtcgcgcgagacttctggtgtgtttcgatcggcctgtgggttggaaacaggctgttaggttacacttaattaagctaatgcgcctgatgcgttcaaatgatggccattacgcttaattaagccgtttaacttggcggttctgtcacaagaAGTGTCCGTCGCGGTCTCCGGGGGTAGTTCACCCAaacccatcgccgccgccaccggcgcgtGGTCTGCCCGGCACCAGCAACACCGAGCGCGTCACCTCCACTGGTAGGGCCAACGATGCCAACGTCGAACGTGTCCACGCATCTGCTGCTCCAGGCCGTGGCGGTGGCCGCGGAGGAGGTCGCGACgagggcggccacggcggcggcggagacatCACACACTTCTACGCCCGACCGCTACCCTACCCGGTATGCTCGATGTGCAGACAGCCCGCTTCACTGTTCCTTCGTTGTTGTACGCTGAGCGCCGTGTGCTCTGCACACGTCTGTGGATGTGTGGAGACCGTATGGCTTGTCCTCCCTGCACCGATTCTTCCTGGTGGGAACTTGGCTGAGGTAGTTCTCTTCCAGCATTTCCCGACTCCACCATTACCCTGGGTGTTGGTCAAAGCAGAGAGGGTAGGACAGAGACTCAGAGAGTCTATTATCACTATGCTAGTCTTCATCGGGTCATCAGGTTTGGAATGTGTTGCTACAGTCTTATCGTATCCATGGTGTAGGAGTTCGTGGAAGAATTGTTGAGTTTAAGGAGACTAATCTCAATGTCCCAAGGAACCACTATATCATCCCTGAAGAACCCTCTACACTGGCTACACCGATGGGTCTATCAGGGTTTGGAAGATCTCTGGGTATGGCTACGCAGGCTAGATGTTGAAAAGCCACTTGAAGGTCTAGGCAATCTTATTTGGCAAAACATTGTAATGTTGTCAAGTTTTTGAAGTCGTGAGCTATATCGTCTGTTTGGTACTTTTGGTCGCCCAACTATTTAAGCTTAGCTTTGTTGATGAGCTAAATCGTACTATGGAAGAATCTATTTGCACCATTCTATTTTGTTGCTTCGTTCTATATATGCTAAGTCAAGCAACTAGCTGATGCCTGTTACTGCGTTTATGTGCTGTGCTTTTCCGTTGCTATGTCTCCATCGGTGTAGCTTCTGTGATGTGGTGAGTTGCAGCTGAGAACATGAACTGCACCTGTGATGCAAGTATTGATGCAATCCATGCTTGGAATTGCAGCCGAGAACATGAACTGCTTCTGTGATGCGTTTGAATGCCTGTTGCTTAGCAGTTGATTTGCTACGGGCATGAATGGTTTCTTGCCGAGATGCCGCTGCCTCCTTTGTTTGGTTCGTTGTTCTCTTGTCCTGCAGGCATATGGAGGGCCTAGTTAGTCTGAAACCAGCCAATGCAATGCTTGGTGTGCGATTTCAGTCATGCGACAACACAAAGGTTATTATTTATTACTTTATTGATAGGTGGCCATTTTCCCTGCCGTCAGTATATGCATTTATATTTAAATTGAGCATGAGGCAGTATTTGATGAAGGAACTGTCTCTGGATAATTGATAATGAAGTGGAACAACCAGTCTGGGAGGATGGGGCGCTACGTTCTGTGATACCTCACATATGATTTTTGCAAACTGCAATCAAATTAGACATGTTTTGTGAGCTTAATTTCTTAGAAACTACTCCCTTCGTCCCATTGAAAGTGTCGCTCAGGAAACGGGTTTGTGAGGGGGCATCCTTTTCCAACTACACTTTCAATGGGACGGAGGGAGCACGCCACACAAGAAAAAGGGCAGCCTTCATGTTAGTTGCTCCAAACTTTGGCTAGTGTCTAAAGATTCtctgtcacatcaaatgttttgtCTTATACATGGAGCATCAAATGTAGGCAAATATAGGTAAACGATAtgactaattgcacagtttagatgtactttgcgagacgaatcttttgatccTAGTTAGTCTATGGTAGGACAATAAGTATcataaacaaacgaaaagtgctacaatgcGTTTTTCATGCACTTGCCAAAGTTTGGCAGCAACTAAGGCTGGATtctgaaaagtgctacagtccATCTCCTAAAAGCGTAAATTCTGAATTCTAGTTGTCCGTGTTCAGTGTGTTcagttcgcgaaatttttttggttcggctactgtagcactttcgatTGTATCTAGCAATTAGTGTCCATTCATGGACTAATTGGactcaaaagatttatctcagcatttacagctaaactgtgcaattatttttttaattacgtttaatgctccatgcatgtgtccaaaaattcgatgcgacAAGAAATCTTGAAAAACTTTGGGAATTAAACATGGCCTGCCTTTCAAATTACAAGTCACTTAACCCTGGCTTCGGCTAAGTCCACCCAGATCTGTACCCAACAcaactaaggccctgtttagttcaagcgcaaaaaaattttcgttggaatcttactaatttaaagtactaaataaagtctatttataaatttttttgcacagatgggttgtaaatcgcgagacgaatctaatgatgctaattaatccatgattaatcaatatttagcggttggttactgtagcatcactattgcaaatcatgaactaagtatgctcattagattcgtctcgtgatttacagcccatctatgcaaaaagttttgtaaatagacttcatttagtactccatgtatgtgtcgaaacattcgatgtgacagtttttttgcgtttacggggtttatggggtgggaactaaacagggcctagttTGGGTCTGTACATAATAATTGGGAGCGCAGTATGTGTGTCAGCTTTACAATGCAACAAAAGCAGACTCCACAAGCCTAAATCTGATTGTGTTAGGGGAAAAAGTGTTTCTGACCCTATTTCAAAGTTtaattgtgattttacccctTTTTTTCAAACTTTGTAATTTTACCCTTGCGATTTCAAAACGAAGCAGCCGTTTGCCCCTACTTTGCAACGCCGTTAGTGTTTCTCAGATTAAACgttagaaaaaaagaaataaaaaaacacctagagaaaaaaacaaaaatacacATATCTTATCTACCTTTCACCACCTCCGAGCCCCCTCCCCGTCGCCCTCGGGGGCGTCTGTTCATCGCACCAGCGATGGAAGTCTATCCCATCGCAGAAGCGCCGGCCCGTCCTTCTCCCTCGCCTCCAACGCCTCccgggctccgccgccgcccccggcgcctccgccgccgccctccctaaTCGAGCTCgcgccgcgtgccgccgccttctcctcgccccCGCCACCGGCACTGGCCACCGGTTGTCTGGCCCTGCCCGGCcagcggcgcgggagcgccgccgcgccctccgccggccgaaccgccacggccgccgggcCGCCCCCCCGGCCCTCTCCTCTAGGCCCGGCGACCATGGAACCCGCCCCACCCCAAGCAACCCGGAACCtaaagctccgccgcctcccgctaccaccccggccgctggcgacctcgccggcggccgccccgcccacctcccaccccctcgctggccaccccctccccccacccccgccCCAAGCTAGCGGCTGCAGCACCCCCTCCCGAGGTTGAAGAAGAACAGGAGCCAGGCTGCGACGTGCCTACCAAAAATCGCGCGCGCGATAAATAGAATTAGCGGTCGCCCTCCTGCCCCGACTCCAAGCCCCCTCCCCATCGGCCTCCATGCCCTCGACCTAGGTGCCCCCAACCTAGGGTTTCAGGCGGCGGCCTCCCATCCCCTCCCCATCGCCCTCCCTGCGCCTACCCGTCACCCTCGACTCCAGACCCGCGCGGCAGGGAGGGGCGCACTCCAGGCGCGCGGGCCTGCAGGCACGCGACAGGGAGGGCACCGACCCGGTAGGTCTGCCTTCGCAGCTCCGCGAAGGAGGGGTCGATGTGAGCGCCGCCCTCCCCGTCGTTTCCATAGACACGGTCCTTGTAGTGGAAGCACCGCGCCATGCCGACAGTGCCCGCGCCGGAGAGCGCTGACATGTTGCGAGCGTCGAGGCCGTACTTGGCGAACTTGGTGATGAGTGCGGTGACGTTCTCGTGCGGGCTAGGGAGGTCATTCTCGGCGGCATCCCTGCCGGCGCCGTGCGAGTCCTTGCGGGCGAGCTGCACGTTCCAGGTCGGGCCGCCGAGCAGGGCGACGGCGTCCCGGGAGGCCAGAGCGAGGATGTCGGCACAGGAGACATGCCCCCGGTAGGGGTGCGAGTGCTCGAGGTGGGACTTGATCTCATCGACCATGTCGAAGCCGCGGAGCGAGTCGTTGGGTTCGGGCGTTCGGCGTCCTTCTCGCTCTCGCCAAAAGGCGTGGCATCGTCGAGGAGGACCCAACTATTAGAGAGAATAAGCTGGAACAAGCTGAAATAACCTAGAAGTAGACAAGCTGAAATAAGTGAAAGAATTTCCAAGCACAACACCTTTATGAAGTTGGGTTTCGTTTTTCATCAATTGAATATGCTAGATATTTGTTGGAAACCCTCCAATGTTCACTATTAAATTCACCAGACACATGCTCAAGATAACTATGCGTATGGATTGGGAAAATGGCGAGTCAtagttttttaataaaaaaaacatcaaaTCTCATGTCATCATTTGTCGGACACCCTTTTTTTCCCTTGACAAGGTGTTGTGCCACAAAAGTTCCGTGTATAGTTGTAGGGGAAAAAAATGACTCGCACCTATTTTAATAATCAACTAAACATATCATTACAATGCATCATTTCgttcaaaaatgcaaaaaaagtATTGGTCCACTAGCTAACAATCACTATCCCTCTTGAATTGTTGGAGCCAAAATGGTAGAGTTTGATTTGGACCTGGAGGCCTCCTTGACAGCGACGCGTCGTGCACCGTAGTAGTAGTCCCGTGGCGATGTCAGTCGACGGCACGTCGGCACCGATCAACGGGCTCTCTCGTTGGAGTCCAAACCCAATCTGTGGCCCACCCACACGGTCCCCAGACACACCGGCCCAAAGCCCCCAGCCCCCGCGCCCGCGGCTCACGGAGAAAGCCCAGGCGCCTGCTCACTCCTCCAGTGCCAGCCAGGCAGGCAGGTGGGGGTGGCAGCCGCGTGGGAACGCTGTCCCGAACTCCCGATCCCCACACCCGTCTGACCCTGACCGCGCCTCCATTCTCGCAATCCACCGACCGAATTCCAAACCCTGCCCGGCTTCCCTCCTTCGGCGCCAGCCGCTGCTCGTCGGCTGCCTCCGCCGTGAGTATCCCCCTGCCCGCCCTTCTTCTCGTCGCTTTCTCGCGTGTTCTCTCGTTCGGATTCGACGCCTTCGCCTCCgcttccgccgccaccgcgattACCCCGCTTGCTCGCTCGCTCCGCTCGGCTCCCCCGGCGTCCGCTCTCCTTCGCCGTTCTAGTCGGCGGGCGGGAGAGCAGCATGGCGCCGCGGTAAGCGAGCCCGCGCTCGCGCTGCTTCCACTTGTGCGTTGTGTAGCTTGGCTCTCTGGTTGGTTCCGACGGTTCTGGTGGATACATGCGTGACCTTTAGTCTAGTGGTTTCTCCGCAGGCTTAGATCTGGTTTTCTGCTGCTTTTTCCTGACCCGTTCGGGAAATTGTAAACCTCGGGCGGTTTGATGGTGTTGGCATGAGGAGAGAGGCTTGCTTGTTTGCGATTGAGCCTTGCAACTTGTAGGATCACATAATTAGGAGGAATAACCTCCTCGTGGAATGTGATGTGGTGTGGTGTGTTTCGAATGTtatggccttgtttagatccaaagttcaaaattccaaaaaattgtaaatcgccttcatggtgtattaaatgtagtcgaaaaaatcgcattacac
This portion of the Panicum virgatum strain AP13 chromosome 2N, P.virgatum_v5, whole genome shotgun sequence genome encodes:
- the LOC120662758 gene encoding lignin-forming anionic peroxidase-like, with translation MVDEIKSHLEHSHPYRGHVSCADILALASRDAVALLGGPTWNVQLARKDSHGAGRDAAENDLPSPHENVTALITKFAKYGLDARNMSALSGAGTVGMARCFHYKDRVYGNDGEGGAHIDPSFAELRRQTYRVGALPVACLQARAPGVRPSLPRGSGVEGDG